tttgggtcgtttcacaaaaatataaatatttctaCTTTTGATTTACCACAATTCATTTactttttatctctatttttcatAAAGTGAGACTCCTTTTTTTCACTCGCAATACACCTTTatttaacatttcttaaaactcatgccacttataaatattcatgtttttgtgagacaaaTTAAGTATTAGAGAATCGATTAGCCTACGTTAGAATTTTACATTATTaaacaaaaaggaaaggaaaattATGACATAGATTATATATGTCAGTTGTTCtcacaataattattactcaAATTCTCTTATACATTCGTATATACGGTGCGGACCTGTTTAGCTCGGTCCAGtcaggttttttttttatatagtttgGTCATTCTCAGCCTATTCGAAAGTATCATTTATATGCATTAAAGTGTTTTTTataatatactactccctctgtcccactctaatagtcttgttttcctttttgggacgtcccactaaAATagtcttgtttttattttaagagtgcAATTAAATGGCTAAAATAAAGTGGACCACACCATTTTTCTaccaaaaagaaatttttttaatttccatgccgaaaagaaacaggACTATTAGGCTAGGACGGAGGGACTGATggagtatcatttatttttatataaagtaTCATTTGATTTATAAAGATATCATTTGCATACACTAAAAgtattattttctattattaaaagTGTTGTTTTTAATGTATTATTTGACTTTAttaaaagtactccctccgtcccgctatccATGactcgtttcttttcggcaaGGGTATATTAGAAGAAAAGTTATATGGTCCCACATGTTTAATGAATCTTAAATATGGTTAATAAAATACGCCTTTGGTCGTCCAGAAATCTGCTGCCACCGCCACCGGCGAGGCCGCCGTTGTCCCTTCGCCTTATCTGTGCTTGTCTTCTCCTTCCATCCCTACACACCATCTTTTGAACAACCAACAAAGAAAATCAAGAAATTCATTACATTCAAGAAATCCAagaaattaattcaaaaaaatttgaGGGTGAACATGCCATTTTATAGCCCTAGCCCAATCTCTCTGGAAATTCGATAAACTCAGGTGAGAACAATGAACTCACACTCAATTTAACTagaaccccccccccccccaaattccCATTATATAGCCATAGCCCATTGCCTAGTTTATTCAAGcaagaaaaatcaaaaaaatcaaCAGAAGAGGGTGGAGGGTGGAGGCGGTAGAGCCTCTGTTCTTCGATTTTTCACAGATTCGGAGGAGGCGGTGGCGTAGATCCGGAGGCAGCGCAGATTCGGAGCCCTAATTTCTGAAAATTAAAGGGGAGGTTGGAGGCGAGTGAATTGGAGGACGAAAGAGGAGGGCGGAGGCGGTGGATGGAAGCGGCGTCGCCACATCGGGTCGCCGCGCCCTCGCCTTCGTCTCTTTTTCATCAGCACCGATTTCAAATCGCCAACTCAAGCGACACAATAGATCTCCGCGACACAGCAGAGGAAAGGCGGTGGAGAATAGGGAAGGAAAATAGGCGAGAGGCGGAGGACGCTCTCCGTCGCCGTTGCAACGAGTCCGGCGAGCAACCAGTGGAGGAGGCAAGGGTGTAGCTGCTAAGAGAGAGCAatcaggagagagagagtgttagGAGTGATTGACGACGAGTTATGGAGAGAGATAgtgttttgtttttaattatagGTTTTATTAGGCatttaattagtgttttaattaagattaattatcccttattatttcctaaaaAATGAGCCATTATtgatgggacaacccaaaatggaatacatgTCATGAATAgcaggacgaagggagtatcatttatgaaatatcatttattattaataaaagtatcatttatGTTGCTATTATATTATATCACAACAATCTACAAATTTGTTTACCAATCGAGCCAAGACACATCATTAAATGATTGCACTTCTTAGAAATGAGATACTCAGCTCACTTTCTTTTTTCGTCCTTGTCATTGATAATGGCTTGTTTCAAAAGAAAGTCACTTTCTCTTACAAAAAGTTATAGGCTCTATCATTTTCTATCACTTTTAACCTTTAAAAACTCTTCTTCTTAATAACCATGCCGAACAGtaatgagtcattatcaatAGAACTGAAGAAGTAATAGGCATGGACATTCTTGTTACCCAAATCAAGATTGTTTTGCTAAATGTGAAACCAGGACAATGCTTCGGTTCTACTCAAATATCCCAGTTGTTGGATGTTCATGACCACCAAATGCATACTCAACCCCATCAACTACATACACAATGGCCAATACGAGAAAAACTCAACTAACTGCTAAGAGACCATCAATACTGATGCTTCCTTGGTCAATTACTCGAAATAATGGTATGCATTATTACTTAATAATTATAGTATAATCATCATAGAAGCAATTGCaaacaaataaatgaaaataaaacattGAAGGTCAGACATTCAAGTATGCGTTGAACTTGTACATAGAAGAAAGAATATATCTAACAAAtgctcttaattaattaaaagcaTGCGTCTTCATAATAATACAATAAAGTAGCAAAAGCAAAACACAACCATGCTTTTGTGGTAGTATGTTTTGAATTTGTTTTCCTCTTTGGGATTATTAGTCCCTTGTCCGAGTAGACTTGTTCTGCTTCTGTCGATGATAAGCTGCACTCCTGTACCAGCAAAATAACACCTTCATAAGCATAGCATAGAAAGATGATTGATTCTTGATGACACTATTGCAAAATAAAACAGCACCTTTTATATTGAGGATCAGTTGGGTCCGGAGCATAGAGTGGGGAGGTAAACAAAGCTGAAAAGCGCGGATCTTGATAATCGACTGTTGGTATCTTTCCCTCATCATTCCCTTTATTCCCTTTGCGCTTCTTAGGTTTGATGTTGTAGCCCTTTAAATTGGTATCATCAGCAGTTAACAACTCCAGTTCTGCTATGCTCGCTTCTTCGCTTTTATTCACCCTCTTCCTTGTCACACCACTGCCCTTATTTTCCTCAGCTGGAGTAGTATCTTCAACAAAAAAGTCATCTGCTGCTTCTTCTGCAGCTTCTTCATCAGTGTCACTACTCTCATCATCTGAAGCATATTTTGGCCCTTTCTTCGAAGcattctttttctcttttctctttctGAGGTACGCCTCCCAAACAGTTTCTGATTTCTTATTCTTCTTTTCTGAAATGCGTTTGCTTATTTCTTCTAATCCAGAACTAAAAGTAACCTCCATGTCATGCCCATTatcatcttcttcatcctcatcaAAGCCATCCCTTGTCTGGATTAGGGCACGGTACTTATCTCGCTTCTTTTCAGACTTGTCTTCAACGTCATCTTCATTGTTATCCTCATCTGATTCACTCTCATCAGATGCTAAATACTCTTTTAGTTCCAACTCAGCTATCTGCAAGGGAAGAAAAGATTACAACAGTTGTAAATGACATGCAAAGTTGGGATATGACAACTTATATAAATGTCTAAAATCCAACCAAAAACATTTCAAACGCTATGATTTAATAGACCATCACCTAACTCCATAGAGCAATACAGTTAAAAAAAGATGCAACTGCCCCCATCAAACCATTCCAACACCACTTTGCCTGAAGCTTTGCAGGAACTTAACCATTAatacatatttaaaaaaaattatcaaccAGAAATAGGATAAAAACAACTTAGTCATTCATCATTTTTGCAATAACCCATTGCAGCAACTGTGAAGTTCTTCAAATGTAGTTGGCATACTGAATGAGCAGAAAAATGAATCTAGAGTAATGAACTTTTTGCATAGGCAACAAACTCGACTCATGTTTAcacatttgaatttttttttgtaacacCTGAATTTTTGAATCAGACATGAGTAAACCAAATATGGTTTACAActaaaaattacaacaaaacACCAACCTGTCCATCATTAAGTTTTCTCTTCAAGGTCTTTGCTCGTTGTGGTTCATCTTCATCCCATGTGAGATGAATGTTGCTATGTTGCAGCGCTCGAGTTTGAAAATCTAAACCTTCATAATCTGCCGGTACCTAAACAAAAAAGAATCAGAATCATTAAAAACAGTCAATTAGTAATATTAATATAGTGGAGCTCTCAagatagaagaagaagaagaattaccTCAGTTGCAACATCACGTGGCTGATGCTTAAAATCCATTGAATCTGGGACAAATCTCAAGTCCAACTTATTAGCTGATCTTTCAAACTCTACTCCATCACAAGTTTTATAAAGATAATCTGCCGTTGCAACTGAATCACATTCTACAACAGCATAATAATACCTAACAGGAAAAGGTATGGTCAAACACAACAGAAGTTGATGAcacatatttttaaaacaaGGACTTTAAAAGATAGCTAGTCAGGCATAAAGAATGGAATTAAAACTTGCACTACTTTTTCACATAATATGCTTGCTCACAAATATGAATACCAtcttgtatattgaatattgaaTATTAAGTTGGAGCAATTGAAAGTAGAAATCCAGGTAAACAGATAAGCATGATGTTGCAgctaaaatataactgcttttGGTTTTGCCTTTTGTCTCTAAGACTCTAACTACTTGTAGCTGCATATAGCAACTGCACCGGCTTTATTTCCCAAGGCTTCATCAGTAGTAAATTCACAcgcttcttttttctttcttttttcagtAAATGGGGGACCCCTATGgacaagctttaaaactcaaaagAAATTATTTCATTCAATGATTTTTCCATTGGAACAGATATTTCAGCCATTTATCGAGAGTCCACTTTCAAATGAGTGAAAACTAAACAGTACAAGCATATAATGTCAGGAAATGTAAAAAATATACCTTAGCCTACTTAACTCATAAGCACGTAGCTTACTTTGGTcaatctcatcatcatcatcatcaacatcatcatgcTTATCCTCATCATCAAATAATCCAACAGGTCCGCGGACTGCCTCCTCTTCCATGCGCTTGAGTCCAAACTCGGATGGATATACAGATACAGACAAAATTTGACCCCCTTTAGGAAGAAATGAAGTTAACAAGACATACAAATCAACAGCCTGCAATGAAGGATTCTGGCCGTGAGATTCACATTATAAGTGTCCAAAATAGAGAAATGGAGAGTGCATTTGATTTACCAAAATATGTAACTACTCTGAAAGAAAAACTAATGAGATATTTAGTGTTGTGATTGGGTGTGACTAACATCAAAGCAGCACCTGCCAAGATGTTGTGGTTGGGTATGACTAACATCAAAGCTGCACCTGCCTAAATGCATAAAAAGGTGTACCTTTGAATCTAAATAATTTCCAGTTCTATATAGAAATGTATACTATGTATCCAGCATGTACCCACAAGTCCAAACCTCTTCATATTAAGGATTATTCTAATTCCAATGTCGACAAAATGAAATTAAGTGTTATTTTCACCCCTTGAAGACATCTTCTCTAACTATTCTTGTGTGATAATTATAACTTGTGTCATGCGATGTGCTTTCAAAGTTACTTGAAAAGAAGATGAACAGGCAAAACATATGAGACATCGCACCCTGACTTGACTCCAGTCGAGATTGACAACAGCTAGCCTTCGTGTTTCACTGTCGATTTCGGGTACATTATTCTCCTGCAAACAAATAAAACGGAAACAATTACAACACTAAATCATCTTATTTAGTTCAGGGCATAGAAGGAAGCAGTCTCAACCTGCAGCATAAGGGTATCTTCTTCCCCTGAATCCATATAATTATCATCATCTGAGTCAGTAGTACTGGTGGTGGATGAAGACTCGTCCACACTCTgcccatcatcatcatcatcatcatcatcgttgTCATCCTTCTCAAGGGTCCTCAAATTTTCAAATCCACTTTTACTTTCAGCTGGATTACCAATTTGGTCGACTTGGGCAGCATCTATTTCTGGGTCATTTTCTTCTTGGAGACGGTAGTAATGAGCGAGAGATGAAGAGGAGGCGTTGTTAGTTTTTGGTCTGCCTCGCTTGTCTACGGGAGCACGAGAGGAGACGAAGCTGCGGTCGGTGAATATGCGTTGGAAGCGAGAGTCAATTGTGACTTTGGAATGCCTCTTCGGAGCTTCCATGAAGCGAGGGTCTGACTGCGCTGAAGCAAATCGCTCGTCCTTAATCATTTTTGGTTcctttttcttcatcttctgttGCTTCCTTCTCTGCTCCAAACCCAAAATCCGCCGGGTGGAGGAGGACATTCTCACGGCTGGTGTGTG
The genomic region above belongs to Salvia miltiorrhiza cultivar Shanhuang (shh) chromosome 5, IMPLAD_Smil_shh, whole genome shotgun sequence and contains:
- the LOC130986045 gene encoding pre-rRNA-processing protein esf1-like encodes the protein MSSSTRRILGLEQRRKQQKMKKKEPKMIKDERFASAQSDPRFMEAPKRHSKVTIDSRFQRIFTDRSFVSSRAPVDKRGRPKTNNASSSSLAHYYRLQEENDPEIDAAQVDQIGNPAESKSGFENLRTLEKDDNDDDDDDDDGQSVDESSSTTSTTDSDDDNYMDSGEEDTLMLQENNVPEIDSETRRLAVVNLDWSQVRAVDLYVLLTSFLPKGGQILSVSVYPSEFGLKRMEEEAVRGPVGLFDDEDKHDDVDDDDDEIDQSKLRAYELSRLRYYYAVVECDSVATADYLYKTCDGVEFERSANKLDLRFVPDSMDFKHQPRDVATEVPADYEGLDFQTRALQHSNIHLTWDEDEPQRAKTLKRKLNDGQIAELELKEYLASDESESDEDNNEDDVEDKSEKKRDKYRALIQTRDGFDEDEEDDNGHDMEVTFSSGLEEISKRISEKKNKKSETVWEAYLRKRKEKKNASKKGPKYASDDESSDTDEEAAEEAADDFFVEDTTPAEENKGSGVTRKRVNKSEEASIAELELLTADDTNLKGYNIKPKKRKGNKGNDEGKIPTVDYQDPRFSALFTSPLYAPDPTDPQYKRSAAYHRQKQNKSTRTRD